CCTATCATCTATTACTTATTACTTATTACTTATTACTTATTACTTATTACTTATTACTTATAATATATGCCTACTACCCTAGCCCCGATAGTAACGGTTACCCCGCAACAGGGTGTGGAGAGGTGGAGGGTTAGAGCCTTGGAGGGTAAAGGCGTGAGGAGTAAGAGTGGATAGCGGGAAATAGCTCCGGAATAAATTGAATGAAGTAAACACTGTTACTATCCTAATTATATAAGTCTTCTTTTGTCTGATTCATCTGTTCAACTATAATAATAGATGCAATAGTCATAAAAGCGGATTATATTTTTTTTTGATTGCTTACATTTGTACCACATTCTTATTATATTAGGATGAAATGACTTCATATATGACAGACAGAAAATATAAAGAAACGGTTCATACAGATACAAACCACTACGAATATACTACGGTAACCCACGATAAAAATAACGTAAGAATCTACACTTTGAAGAACGGGCTGAAGGTTTTCCTTGCCCAAAACTTTGATGCCCCAAGGATACAGACTTTTATTCCGGTAAGAACAGGTAGTAATAATGACCCTGCAGATAATACCGGGCTTGCTCATTATCTTGAACACATGATGTTTAAAGGAACTTCCAGGATAGGAACTCAAAACTGGGCCAAAGAAAAGGAGCTTCTGGACCAAATCTCTGCACTTTATGAGGATCATAAAGCTGAACAGGATCCTGAAAAGAAAAAAGATATTTACAAAAAGATAGACGAAGTTTCTCAGGAAGCAAGCCAGTATGCTATTGCCAATGAATATGACAAGGCTATTTCCTCATTGGGAGCTACGGGAACGAATGCTCATACCTGGTTTGATGAGACGGTGTATAAAAACAATATTCCAAATAATGAACTGGAAAAATGGTTAAAAATAGAAAAGGAAAGATTTTCTGAGATTGTTCTCCGCCTCTTCCATACAGAACTAGAGTCTGTTTATGAGGAATTCAACAGGGCTCAGGATAATGATACGAGATTGGTTAACTATGAACTGATGTCGGCTCTATTTCCGACCCATCCTAACGGGCAGCAAACTACACTGGGCAAACCTGAACATTTGAAAAATCCTTCTATGAAGGCTATTCATAAGTATTTTGATGAATACTATGTTCCTAATAATTATGCTATGGTATTGGTTGGGGATTTTGATTTCGAAGAGACGATTCAGTTGGTAGACCAATATTTTGGGACTATTCCTTATAGAGAGCTTCCGAAAAAGACCCCGATTATTGAACAACCCATTACAGAAGTTGTTGAAAGAACGGTGAAAAGTCCTACTACTCCAAGGGTTCAGTTGGCCTGGAGAACGGATAGTTATGGAACCAGAAATGCGATGCTTGCTGATATTGTTGTGAATATTCTGAGTAACAGAGGGGAAGCCGGTTTATTGGACCTTCATATCAATCAGACTCAGAAAATGCTTTGGGCACAGGCATTTTCCGTGGGATTAAAACAATACGGTTATTTTTCTATTGTTGCTGTTCCGAAAGAGACCCAAACATTGCAAGAAGCAACGAATATGGTTCTGGAGGAAATTGAACTTATCAAGAAGGGAGATTTTCCGGAATGGATGCTTCCGGCGATCATTAATGATTTTAAGCTTCAGAGAATGAAAGGACTTGAAACGGCAGAAGGCTTAGCCACTACCCTATACGATATTTACATAAAGGGGATAAGCTGGGAGCAGGAGTTGAATGAAATGGAAGAGTATGAAAGTTTCACTAAGGAAGACATTATCAGTTTTGCTAATGATTTCTTTAAAAACAATTATGTTGTTATTAATAAAGAAAAAGGAGTTAATGATAAGCTACTTAGAGTGGACAATCCAGGAATTACTCCTGTTAAGATTAACCGTGATGCACAATCTGAGTTTTTAAAGGAGATCTTAGCTGATAAAACAGAAGATATTAAACCTGAATTCGTTGATTATCAAAAAGAAATCGCAACTGACGAAATCAAAGGGAAGAAATTAAATTTTGTAAAGAATAAGTACAACGATATTGCTCAGGTTCATTTTATTTTTCCTTTTGGAAGTGATCATGATCGTGAACTGGGAATTTCCACTCAACTTCTTCAGTATTTAGGGACAGATGAGTTTTCTCCTGAGGATTTGAAAAAGGAGTTTTTCAAAATTGGAATCAGCAATGATTTTAAAACAAGCAATAATCAGTTATTAATCTCCCTGAGCGGATTGGAGGAAAATATTGAAAAAGGAATTTCACTTCTTCAGCAATGGATGTACCGTGTACAGCCGGATCAGGAGATCTACAATCAATTTGTAGGAACCGTACTGGAAAACCGTCAGGCTATGAAGAAAGATAAAAACCGTATCATGACAGCTCTTACTAATTATACCAAATTAGGAAGCGCTTCTCGTTTTACGGACATTATTTCTAAGGAGGAGCTTGAAAGCAGTAAGGCTGAAGTATTTACTGACCGAATGAAACAGCTGTTCAAATATCCTTACCAGATTTT
This Chryseobacterium sp. G0162 DNA region includes the following protein-coding sequences:
- a CDS encoding M16 family metallopeptidase, with amino-acid sequence MTDRKYKETVHTDTNHYEYTTVTHDKNNVRIYTLKNGLKVFLAQNFDAPRIQTFIPVRTGSNNDPADNTGLAHYLEHMMFKGTSRIGTQNWAKEKELLDQISALYEDHKAEQDPEKKKDIYKKIDEVSQEASQYAIANEYDKAISSLGATGTNAHTWFDETVYKNNIPNNELEKWLKIEKERFSEIVLRLFHTELESVYEEFNRAQDNDTRLVNYELMSALFPTHPNGQQTTLGKPEHLKNPSMKAIHKYFDEYYVPNNYAMVLVGDFDFEETIQLVDQYFGTIPYRELPKKTPIIEQPITEVVERTVKSPTTPRVQLAWRTDSYGTRNAMLADIVVNILSNRGEAGLLDLHINQTQKMLWAQAFSVGLKQYGYFSIVAVPKETQTLQEATNMVLEEIELIKKGDFPEWMLPAIINDFKLQRMKGLETAEGLATTLYDIYIKGISWEQELNEMEEYESFTKEDIISFANDFFKNNYVVINKEKGVNDKLLRVDNPGITPVKINRDAQSEFLKEILADKTEDIKPEFVDYQKEIATDEIKGKKLNFVKNKYNDIAQVHFIFPFGSDHDRELGISTQLLQYLGTDEFSPEDLKKEFFKIGISNDFKTSNNQLLISLSGLEENIEKGISLLQQWMYRVQPDQEIYNQFVGTVLENRQAMKKDKNRIMTALTNYTKLGSASRFTDIISKEELESSKAEVFTDRMKQLFKYPYQIFFYGKDFEAFKGYIGEYTETESLQIPEPKQYPEPATGGNVYFIDYDMVQMEMSKVGKGNMVNPAYFGKMNVFNEYFGRGLSSIVFQEIRESKSLAYSAYVSYSANAELNHPDYVTTYIGTQPDKLMIAVDTMDELMNELPEVTIQFENAKNAALKQIASTRVTRGNIFFNTLRLKKLGIDHDFRKDIFNQIQVLKFEDIREFYHSEIQSVDFNTAIIGKKENLNMEAVSKMGTFTEVSLKDIFGH